ATAGTTATACGTAATATGGATGTCATCATGAATAAACATGACATGAGATGAACTCTTTGAAGATTGAGGCAATCTAGGTTTGGTTTCTAGAGTGTTTGAATTGAATCTGGGCTAATAGTAGTTTAGTATTTGAAGATGATGAATTTGTATCCAAAGCCTATTTTAATAATCATTTACATATTAAGGGGGTGACATACGAAAAAGGGTATATCCATTCCAGAATAAAGAAGCAATATCCATCCATACTTGAATTAAGATAATATCTATCAAACTTTCACCTTGTAGGTGCTATGGTAGGACAAACAGTAATCCAAATGAAACAATAAATTAAAAGAAAGATAACAAGAATAAAATTGACTCTATATAATATAACAACCATAATTTACAAAATCTTGTACAATTTACCTTGCAATAATAATCAACCAATTTCTGTCTAAGGTTTTActaatttaaaacaaaaatatcAGCAATATGTCTGTACATTAGTCTAGTCTAGACTATGATGGTTCAAAAGGAATGGCTAACAACACCCAACACCCAAACATGTTCAATAATATCCTACAACTACTACTACTGTCTACTCTCTAGTCTTACCAAAAGAATTCATTTTAAAATTAGCTTCTTCCCACAAATTTCCTAATTTAGCCTTGCAGTCTTACCTGCTCATGAGCTTTTAACGCATCACAAGTAAAAGTCTCTAAAGCCCTAAAAATTGGAATCACACCACCTTGTAAACTACTCAAACCACCACCACCAGCAACCAACTTCATAGCCTCCTTATGCCTCGCCCATTCCTCCTCCACCACCCCACTTTCCGACGGAACCATTGGCCCACTCATCTTTTCCGGCAACCCGCCACCAGTCTTCTTCCGGATTCCGGCCAAATCCTTTGCATGATACTCATTTTTCACCATAATCCTTTGCACATCATCTTGCCTCTCCATCAACTGTCTCAGATTAGACGCAAACCCGTGTATAGCTTTGGAGACGcggtcttgggaaacggatttgaTTTCGCGGTGCCAATCGTTGCAGATTATGAAAATTGGTGGGGCCCCGAGACGGGCCGGGGAATAAGGGACCACGCCATCGATGGTTAGTTCCGGTTGGTGATCGATGCATTGGTTTAGCCACCCGTTTAGGGAATCGATGTATGATTTTTGGGCGTTGATCCAGTTGTTGAAATGTTGGGACCATGTTACGAGTCCGGTTTCAAGATCGACTACAGCTCTGGAGTTGGAATCTTGTTCAATACTTGTTGTTGTTGTGTTTGTTCGTAAAGTTCGGCTTCTGCTTTCCATGAGAGCTTCGAATTGTTTTCGGTGGCATTTCACAATCGCTTGCCACATTCTTATCAGtctgtagatatatatatatatatatatatatatatatatatatatatatatatatatatatatatatatatatatatatatataataacataatcattattattattattattagaagaagaaaaagaagaagatgttGGTTGACAAATGATGATGATATTGATACCCACCCGTAGATCAAGTCGCTGACTTGTGGCTGCAGTTCTTTGTCCCTGACTTTGTGTATCTCGGTAGATATGGCATCAATGGCTTTGATGGATACGTTTAGTTTAGTCATCAACCTTCGTATAGAAGCCTGTGCAGCATCGATCTTACTAGATTCTGCTCCATTTGCATCCAATTCATTCAGTCTCTTGTACATTTTCTCATACATTACCCTCAGCCTCTCTTCATCCTAAAACCACCTCATGTATCAGTTATTATAGACTAGAGCatcctatttttattttttttcttctaattctATTGCAATTTGCAACAAAATTACCTAGTCTTTCAGTGCTATAATGGGGTAAATTTTTCCAAGAATAatgtccaaaaaaaaaaaagatgaaagtAAAATGCTAGTACAATTAAGTAGATTTTTCATAGTACTATAAACTATGCCTTACtaagaaaaaatatgaaaaatacaaTGCTGGCATGTGATAGACAGAAATGACATTTGGATGCTATAAGACAAAACAAAAAAGTAGGTTGGTATGCCTTGTATTTAAATATTAAGATGATAATGATACAAAAATCCTGGTTAGCTTGGAATGTTTCCCTTTTGTACAAAAGgaaaatggtttttttttcaatttcttttagaTTTAGACTTTAGCTCCCTAGAATTATTATACAGTAACAAGGATACATAATTTCAGCTAAAAATTAAAATAGGCATACTGAAGTATAATGGCAGTCCATGTTCGTTTCTTCCTATTACACCATTGTTCTTTGAGAAATCTACCCAccaaatacaaagcaattttcacTCCCTCTAACTGGATAGATTTTTCATATTAGTAACATAATATTTGAAAGCACAATGCAATATAGTATACGATGCCttaataagaaaagaaaaaaatgaggTGAGCCGTGAGTGATAGAAAGAattgaaagtatgatgctattataCACAGATATaagaaagtaggttgctatttcttgcatttagttaaTTGATGTAGATTCTAAATTTGATAAAGTACCTAGTAATATCAAGGCAGGAAGTTTATTCATGTTCAGAATTGAATGTTGAACATAAACAATGTGTAAACTATTTTGCTACTTTAACACTTGTTAGTTCCCAATACAAGGGAGAAGAGTTTTCAGTTTTACAGATATATAATAAGTACAAGGTTGGAAGGTCATAGTCTCAACAATCAAGAACCAAGTGTGTTTCTCTCTCCTTTAAAGATGGAAGCCATATGTTTATGATTCATTCAATATAAAAATACATCAgagggctaaatgcaagaaatagcaacatactttcatatatttctttattatagcatcctactttattATAGCAATGTCATTCAAATACAAACCAATTTTTATATAAGCCCTCCAACTAATCTTTTATAAATTTGCCtcgacgtttttttttttttgtaaattcattTAACTTCGTTTTTAGGTCTCATTTACATGTTTTTTTACACGTTTTTATGCTTTTTTTACATAAATAATCTTAAAATAAACAATGTAAAAACAGAGTAAAAAAACAACGTGAAAACATGTCAAAACAAAGTtgtaaaaaacatgcaaaatgaagttgtaaaagatgaaaacataacAAAAATTGATTCAGAAATTTAACACAaattactaaaaaaataaaacaaaaagaaatacTAAAATAACAAATTATGTAAAACAAGTTGGgacataaaaactaaaatttcggGGCAAATTTGTAGATTAAAAAAGCTGGGTAACCTGCTATAGCACATCACATGGTGCAATGGATACAATTTTGAAAGTGAAATGACATTGGACCtccaaaaaaaaagtttaaacgaTAATTGGAGGGCCAATTTCAACCTTAACCCTTTTCCAAAGTACAATTCCTTATtaagaaaaatattgaaaatataaTGTTGTAATAAGGCTACATGAATGTAAGatgatataataaacaaataaatgaaactaCATTCCTATTTCTTGTATTTAGCTTTCatatatttgtttgtttattatagcattctactttcatgtAGTCCTATTAAACCATTGTActaatgagaaaaaaaaattgctataattgggtagatttttcaaagtagaatgtcctaataagaaaaaaaatggaaAGTACACAATGTTATGCATATATTGAATAGCATCCATCCTATTAGAACAAGGAGCAATAGTAATGACAAAGATATTACCTTTACTTCCTTGTATAACTTCTTTTCCCATACATATAGCTTCTCCAAAGTAGAAGAAAGGTTGATGGACCTAACATTGGGAACTGCATCCACATTATAAGATCCTGCTAATTTTGTTACCCGAGAACACGATCTTACAGATTGTATTGGATGCTCTGAAGATGCTAAAGGATACAGAATCTTGGATAAGACCACTGCaaaataacattatatatatatatatatatatatatatatatatatatatatatatatatatatatatattagtatgtGATACAGTTTTATAAAACATCAATGTCAATGCGACTTCGGAACTGCATAATGAAAAAAAGGCTTAATGCAAGAAATTGCAAGCTTCTGTATGCTCACTTCTATAcagggaaatatatatatatatatttgttgctgCAGGCAGACTCAGGACATTGGCTTTTCTTTTTCGTGATTAAAAGaaagggttaaatgcaagaatagtaatgtacttttgttgatttatttattagtttattacaGCATCATACTTCAATATTTTTCTTGTTACAACACAGTACTTTTGAAAAAAATACCCAAATGCCCAACTATAGCCATGGTCATATAAAAAGCAAATTTCACAGCTATAATTGGGTATAATTTCCTATAAGAAAAGTTTGAAACTTTCAAATGGCAGCGCCTTAAGAAAAAgaaaactgaaagtacaatgCTGTAATAGGAAAAATCAGACTATGATGCAATATTCCAGTAAGATCACTAGAAGCAGGTCCATTTCAGTGGACAACAATCACTAGATGCAAAAAAAAAGGAACACTAAACATCCATGAAACAAAAACGACCACAGAGAGCTCCAACATAAAAGAATCAGAGCGAAACAGAGCCCTACGACAGGGAGatctgatttaaaaaaaaaaaaaaaatcgtatgAATATTTATCATGGTGACAAAAATCAAATGTTGTTTACCCTTAAGAACTGCAAACCTTGATTGATATGGCAACTTCCCTGCTTCAAGCATCAAGGCAACCTCTTTCCCGTAACCAAAGGCAACCTCAAATTCATCCTTGATTTCATTAACTACCTCTTGAAGATCCCGAGAACCATGAACAGATAATGTTGTCAAACTACTTAACATTGAGGATTCAATCTCATGTATCGATTCCTCATCTACATCAAAACTAACTCCCTTTTTACCCTCATACCCCTCCCCCATGCTTTGTGAAACAACTGTCTCAGGACTATGCCTGTCTACTTCAATTTCAACAGATTGTGCTCCCTCATTATTTTCCGATGCTACTGAATTCAAAGTAGTTTCATCATGTGTTTCCATTTCACTTTTTCTTGGTGGGATTCTTCTAGAATGTTCCCTCCATGAACTACCTACATTATCTTCTAATCCAACTGATCTTGATGTGCCTTCACCTAAATTTCTCTTTATATTATTAGTGGTGTGCCTCTTGAGAACTTCGTCATGATTGGACTCGGTTTCTGTTTCTTCTTCCAAGTCTGGAattccctccctctctctcacttCACTTGAATCTGGACTACTAACCATGGATCCATATCCGTATCCATAACCAGGATACCCGTTATCATACGCATCAAAAAAGTTAAGATAATCAGAATCCTTGGGTGGAGGAGGAGGTGGGGGACTTTTGGGTTTTTCAGGTTCTTGGGGTGGTGGTACTGGTGCCCCTCCATAAGAAAACCCATACCCATATGGATTATATTGTGATGGATCAGGCCATTGCCTAGTTTCTTGAAAGCCCCTTGCTTCCTCTGGTTGAATCACAGTGCGGGTAGCTGGGGCAGATTTTTTCATATAAGAAGCATACTGATTTGAATTGGGATTTCCACCATATTCATTGTGAGAATCAAAATTCTCTTGATATGCTCCCCATGGAGGTTGATATTGTGAAGCAGATGGGTTCATCACGTAAGGGTCATTCTCACCCCAACTAGTTTGGTTTGGTCCCCAAGGAGGTTGATATGGGAATGCAGCTGGGTTCACAACATAAGGGTCGCCCCAAGGAGGTTGATAGGGCTGTTGTCCTCTGTTCATTGCATAAGGATCACTGAAATTTGTTTGGTTTGGTCCCCAGGGAGGTTGATAGGGTGGTGGCTCTCTGTTCATTACATAAGGGTCATTTGAATCCAATTCGTTGTAGTGATGGGGCCGATTATGCGAGGAAGATCGgggtttttcattttcaaaaccaccACTATCATGCAGATGAATATGGCCATCCAGAGACGAACTCAGATCAGATTCAGAATCCCCATTTCCACCATCTATGGAATGAATATGAGAAATCGAACCAGAAGACATGGAGCCATTGTTTTTAGTCTTACCTTGGTCAGATGGCAATGTCAGTACCGGGGAGGATGGAGAGGGTGAGGGGATTACAAGCTGTTCATCAACAAATCGAGAAAGTGCAAAACCGATGTCTCTAAGAGAATGAAAGTAAGCCAGATGCGAGGAAGACAAATCGTACCGGTAATCCGCGGCGGACTTGATCaatctcttcctctctctacAACGTATCACCAATGGCAAATCGTCAACTTTGGAAGGTCTGCAGCCCATGTCAGTAACACAATATCATCAATCGCCCCCCAAACCCTAAACCCAGTTTTCGTATCATTGTCTCTGCTGCACCTGGACTTCTAAACCCATATCAAAACTTGCCAGATCTATGAATACGCTTCCATACATGTATAACATCGCAGTCTGCAAACGCATTAATGGAGAGGGATAAACGATGCCGGTGTTAAAATTTTGAAAGAGAGAGAAACTGAAGTTGGGATTGCGGAAATCTTGAagcattaattaattaaatgtagTAGATAGATAGACAGTGAGAATCAGCGAAGCAGAAATCGATAGTAGTACAGCAACCTTCAGAGCAATAAAATATCGAAATGTGTGATTTTGGCATGTGTTTGCACAGAGATTTGTAGAAGAAGACGAAAGAAGAGGtgcatgtttttcaaattcaaaataaaTGCGTTGAAAGTTGTATTTAGGCTACCGACATGATTTATTATCCAAATATTGTAAGGTGTGCGTCAGAAACAAGAAGGTGGAATCCGCCATGGATGACGGAGGGAGGATTGAATAATATTTTGAGAGAAGGTGATCAGTGGAGAGTATGGACAAATGGCAATCATGGTCTGTTGAGGTCCGCGTGCCGATGGACAGGCTTCTGGTTAGAAAAAGGGTTTCTAGTTTACTTCTATTCTCTCTCTCACTCCTTTCCATAAAAGGTTCTAATCACCAAATATTTTTTTCCCAATTTACTTTACATTACACCAATATAGGTAAATATTTAAGACAAATTGCAAGAAAAGGTGTTGTCTTTttagatttttatgttatttttttatttaaatcattacaattttttactttttaaaagACTTAGCATATGATTTGACACACTTTACTCGACATAAACATCCTTTAATATTAAAGAAACCTCCTTGAAAATGGATCACAAGGGAATCATGTGCTTATTAATTGGAATAATTACATATAAGTAATGTGCCTTGTATTTAAGTAAGATTCCCTATTGAATGAAACTTGTTATGTCTAATCTAAATTGTTTACCATTTTAAATTATGTGGACATTATGTTTACGACTTTTTTTACCCGGTTCCCCTTGTCGCTAAAGGGTACATCTAGGATCGTCGCATGTATCTATTTATCTTGTTTGCAGACAAACTACACGGTTAACCCTTGTTTTGTTGGTTTGATGATACCAAAACGATTTCTTTATTTGCATCAAAGGACCACGTGATGTTAATCCACCAAAAAACGAGCCGATATATACGGAACAAGTGTATAAATTGGAGTTGCCTAATgacataaaaaactaaaaaacatacTTAATTGATTTTTAATCCTTTCAGTTTTCATTATAACAAAAACGATAAGTATATGTAAACCTCACAATGGAAATTCTTACACAGATACCAAATTAAGTATCTTTTTATAATATGTTtcttatacctataaatatatggaattcgttaaaacaaaaaaaatgttcgGTAGGGTATTGACCGGGCGAGGCCAAAAAGACACTTCggacaaaataaaaataagaagatcttctttatttatctttttatttgTATCTTTCGAGCATCTAAATGGAATTGTTAGTTATATAATAACGATAAAGAATGTGAATATGATGAAGAATGACTAGATATTAAAGGAATATGATGGGTATGTACTAACCAACATAGGAAACCCATAAAGTATGAAGTATGAATACACACTACAAACCTCTCGAAACTATATGAATAAGGACTCTGGTGACTAATGAAAATAACTTATGTAAATGGGATAAAGTAATGACTCATGTTGCCACGGTGATTGAAGCAACGTGTGTGATCTGGTATAATGAACACAAGTAAGAAAGAAAGACATGAAATATAAACGAAATTGGATAGTGGTGATCTGGTATGTCACCAAAAGACAACCATATGTTTATATGGATCCATtagtgtatatgtatatgtttgtaTTTGTATATAAAACATGTGTATAAAGTCTGTCCCTTTGATATCCTGGATAATCTTTATATATAAACCTAGTTTTTACTCATTTGAAAGGCAATGCATATCATACGTTAATATGGTATCAAAGTCCCCCTCAGTATTCTCCTAATATATCTGATTTTCTATTATGTCCTTCCACATTTATTCTCTCTCTTCCGGGTCGCCACTATATCTCATAGCATAACCCTAATCAACTCAATACTAGTCTTTTGTAATATCTCAACACTTCGTCTATGGTTGCCGCAACACTAACACATCTTAAAGTGTGTGGTATCACGAAGATAAAGACTCACATCTCATTGGTTCTAAACTTGGAGCAATTCAACTACGACTCATAGAGAAAGAACTATTTTTTACTAATTGCGATGCTTATGACATAAGTGATCATATTGACGACACCTATGATTATCTCACTCTAAAAGTTATGGACAATAAATGAGAGAAATTAGAATCCATTGTAAGTGAGCATATTAGTGGCACCATGATAGTGAACTCCACTATATCACCGTGGGAGAGATTTCGGTTACAACGTATTACTCAAAGATCAAGGGTATAGCCAACTTACTAGAGAATCAAGATTTCGACTTTAAAGTACTAGAAAAACTTGGTTATTTACAATATTAACGACCTTTTGTCCCGCTTTAACAATGTTTCAAGCATTATTCATCATAGACCACCGCTTCTGTCATTTATATAAATAGTTCAATGCTTCTCTTCGGAGAACAAATATTGTCCTTGTTGCATACCAATAACCTGTTCATGGTGACCATTTTTCATCTCCTGCAATTATTCATGTCAGCACTCATGATTATGGACGTGGAAGTAATCGAAAAAAACAATGATAAACAAAATAGTCAAAATCCATGACGTTAATTCCCCACTTTGTCTCAGCAAATTTTGAAGCACCCCTTGCATGGGCTATTTTAAAGTTCATTtagttaaaacattttaaaagaaGTTCCAATGTTTAGTTTGCGGAAACCAATCccaaaataaaattttgcaaAACACAGTTcagttttatttataaaaacatgtGAATGTGTCTCCTTAAGATATCATAACCACAATTTAAGTTACAGAAAACAGTATCACTCTTCTAAATGTCCAACAATTGCTAATCCTCTAATACATCTACCAACATTTTTTAACCTGGAAAATTTCATAAACAAGTAGGTTAAGCTttggggagcctggtgagtacAATTCCAAGGTTTAACATCATAGAATTAGAATATTATTTAACACTTAAATCATATCCAAATGTAAAACCCGTACcttatcaaaataaaaaataaaaaatcttaaCAGATAACAGGGGTAAAATCTAACAAAatccaaagtacattgttataaatgTGAAAACTTCACAAATAGATAAACAATCAAGTAGTTTTGACTTGATTACCCAATCTCAACAATCAAAACCCACCCCAAaatcacatacatatatatactcAAATAAGTTCAAAACATTCGAATTTGATAATCAAATGAAAACCAATAAACAAAAGTTTATACTTTTTCAAAGATTTGTTTTATAAAGAAACAACTCAAATAGGTAATGCAATGCATGAAACTATCCCACCCATGTCAATCTTAAAAGTCCAAACTCACAACGATAAATGGTTGTGGACACTTAAGGATACTCTCATCAAGTTTATAGAGAATATGGGACTCCCATATCAATGTTCTATAGGAAAAAGATACTTCCTTTTTCATTGTCCAGTTAAGTAAGACTCTCACCATCGATCTAAGAACTAGTTATCCATATCCATAGTCCAATACAAGGGGTATCTAGCACACATGTTGTAACGTCAGGTTCCGGGTATGTATGTTAATAAGAATTATTCACTTTTgcaaagggactcaacgagttggaggccccaaactcgtcgagtagaaatggGATTTTTGGACGCGAGACTTgatgtctactcgacgagttaagaagcctcaactcgacgagtagagctgTCAGAGcaaaaccataatttttagggtttgcaccctatttaaggaccttaacatttcattttgtccTCCCTCATCGCCTCTCTCAATCCAGCAAAACCCTAATTcgacccaaatcgtcgagttcctatgtgagctcgtcgagttcttcagtctgttgcTCCCTCTCAATGGATTAAGTCACTACTCTTCAGTTCTAAGCTCCATACTTCATAAACATACTGAAAATATCATTTTAAGGGTAAAGATTctaactttacccgttaatagcATTCCTTAATggatttagctcaaaccctaactccttaATACCTAGATCTTGATCCAAAAGTCATTCATACCACAAGATAAGGTGTACAAACAGAGATCTGGACCTTAGATACTAGATGAACACGTAAAGTCTCTgactttccttccatgcatggccttttggagctcaaaaggccaaaatgacatcctaaagcttgcatggggcttcaatggccataaagtttgcacctatatgccatgaaagcccttgTAGACCCTAGATCCGAAAGGGTATTCACTTGGGATGTCCAAATCCCAAAAGCTAACATTCTTGGACCAAGATATGGAGAAAATGCCCTAAAACTAGATCTAATCATATAATAGACAAGgtaggagctttatacctttgatgaaccagaaatgaAGCTAGACTTCTGAATCTACTCTTCTCCAACacttccttgctccttcttcaagtatcttcttcttcaaaacctcaaAGAATGCACCAAGAATGGCTCAAAACTCTCAAAAGTGcattag
The genomic region above belongs to Lactuca sativa cultivar Salinas chromosome 4, Lsat_Salinas_v11, whole genome shotgun sequence and contains:
- the LOC111921569 gene encoding protein ROLLING AND ERECT LEAF 2, whose translation is MGCRPSKVDDLPLVIRCRERKRLIKSAADYRYDLSSSHLAYFHSLRDIGFALSRFVDEQLVIPSPSPSSPVLTLPSDQGKTKNNGSMSSGSISHIHSIDGGNGDSESDLSSSLDGHIHLHDSGGFENEKPRSSSHNRPHHYNELDSNDPYVMNREPPPYQPPWGPNQTNFSDPYAMNRGQQPYQPPWGDPYVVNPAAFPYQPPWGPNQTSWGENDPYVMNPSASQYQPPWGAYQENFDSHNEYGGNPNSNQYASYMKKSAPATRTVIQPEEARGFQETRQWPDPSQYNPYGYGFSYGGAPVPPPQEPEKPKSPPPPPPPKDSDYLNFFDAYDNGYPGYGYGYGSMVSSPDSSEVREREGIPDLEEETETESNHDEVLKRHTTNNIKRNLGEGTSRSVGLEDNVGSSWREHSRRIPPRKSEMETHDETTLNSVASENNEGAQSVEIEVDRHSPETVVSQSMGEGYEGKKGVSFDVDEESIHEIESSMLSSLTTLSVHGSRDLQEVVNEIKDEFEVAFGYGKEVALMLEAGKLPYQSRFAVLKVVLSKILYPLASSEHPIQSVRSCSRVTKLAGSYNVDAVPNVRSINLSSTLEKLYVWEKKLYKEVKDEERLRVMYEKMYKRLNELDANGAESSKIDAAQASIRRLMTKLNVSIKAIDAISTEIHKVRDKELQPQVSDLIYGLIRMWQAIVKCHRKQFEALMESRSRTLRTNTTTTSIEQDSNSRAVVDLETGLVTWSQHFNNWINAQKSYIDSLNGWLNQCIDHQPELTIDGVVPYSPARLGAPPIFIICNDWHREIKSVSQDRVSKAIHGFASNLRQLMERQDDVQRIMVKNEYHAKDLAGIRKKTGGGLPEKMSGPMVPSESGVVEEEWARHKEAMKLVAGGGGLSSLQGGVIPIFRALETFTCDALKAHEQVRLQG